A genome region from Legionella sp. PC997 includes the following:
- a CDS encoding cation-transporting P-type ATPase, which translates to MVESKNNIPELCWHEQSAEAILATLNTTSEFGLSEDESKNRLKRYDLNCLPEPQRKNVYFRFLLQFHNILIYVLLGAALVTLLLQHWIDTGVILAVVIINALIGFIQEGKAEKALDAIRKMLSPTATVLRDGERRRIAGEELVPGDIVLLEAGDKVPADVRLIKSHGLTIQEAILTGESIPVEKHIHSVPRNAVLGDRTCMAFSGTLVTNGQGKGIVVATGSSTQIGHISGLLSKVESLTTPLVLQMGLFAKWLTLFILLIAALLLAYGYFVQHHPFVELFMVVVGLSVAAIPEGLPAVLSITLAIGVQAMARRHTIVRRLPAIETLGAVSVICTDKTGTLTLNEMTVSSVITSSHLFTLDSTGYEPVGALMLNEQIIDHNEHPVLKKLAHAAILCNDAMLREHEGCWSVDGDPMEGALLTFAGKTGLVLKEENESWRRTDIIPFDAKHRFMATLHHDHFNHAMVMVKGAPEQILGMCQVQQTDWGGTEPLNESYWKEQMEMIAASGQRILAFAVRKIKPEHIVLEFADVEGNLTLLGMVGLIDPPRPEAIAAVAECHTAGIQVKMITGDHASTAVAIGRQIGLKNLDKVLTDIDLDNMDDAVLRNAVLLTDIFARTSPEHKLRLVMALQSHGMTVAMTGDGVNDAPALKRADAGIAMGRKGSEVAKEAAEFVLVDDNFASIVAAVREGRTVYDNLKKVISWTLPTNAGESMTIILALLLGLSLPVTPIQILWINLITAVTLGIALAFEPTEEGTMQRPPRPRNEPLLTGSLVWHMLLVSILFICGVFGLYFYALDRGYSLELARTIALNTLVVLEIFHLFYIRNIYGTSLTWNAVQGTKVVWMAVIVITVAQFAITYFAPLQTIFVTESIPFGDGVLVVLTGALFFAVLEIEKQLRLKLIAVRKS; encoded by the coding sequence ATGGTGGAATCAAAAAACAACATCCCAGAGCTCTGCTGGCATGAGCAGTCAGCAGAAGCAATTCTCGCGACATTAAATACTACATCAGAATTCGGTTTAAGCGAGGACGAATCGAAAAACAGATTAAAACGTTATGACCTCAATTGTTTACCGGAACCTCAAAGAAAAAATGTTTATTTTCGCTTCTTGCTCCAGTTTCATAACATCCTCATCTATGTGTTACTAGGGGCTGCTCTGGTGACTTTACTCTTGCAACATTGGATAGATACTGGCGTTATTTTAGCAGTCGTCATCATCAATGCCCTAATCGGTTTTATCCAGGAAGGAAAAGCAGAAAAAGCACTGGACGCGATTCGGAAAATGCTGTCCCCTACGGCTACCGTATTACGGGATGGCGAACGACGGCGTATTGCTGGTGAGGAGCTTGTGCCAGGCGATATTGTTTTGCTGGAAGCAGGAGATAAAGTTCCTGCCGATGTACGCTTAATAAAATCTCATGGACTCACCATCCAGGAGGCCATCTTAACTGGTGAATCCATTCCGGTTGAAAAACACATTCATTCAGTCCCAAGAAATGCCGTATTAGGTGACAGGACTTGTATGGCATTTAGTGGGACCCTGGTAACCAATGGTCAGGGCAAAGGCATTGTGGTGGCCACAGGCTCATCCACTCAAATTGGACATATTAGTGGGCTATTGTCAAAAGTAGAGTCTTTAACCACACCCTTAGTCCTACAAATGGGGCTGTTTGCAAAATGGCTGACTTTGTTCATTTTATTGATTGCGGCACTCCTTCTTGCGTATGGGTATTTTGTTCAACATCACCCGTTTGTTGAATTGTTTATGGTCGTGGTTGGTTTATCGGTTGCGGCTATCCCGGAAGGTCTTCCTGCCGTTCTTTCAATTACCTTAGCTATTGGTGTGCAGGCTATGGCGCGACGACATACCATTGTACGTCGACTACCTGCCATTGAAACCTTAGGCGCGGTATCGGTTATCTGTACGGATAAAACAGGTACCCTCACTCTAAATGAGATGACCGTGTCTTCGGTTATAACCAGCAGCCACCTATTTACTCTCGACAGCACCGGTTACGAGCCGGTCGGTGCCCTGATGTTGAATGAACAAATCATTGATCATAACGAGCACCCTGTACTGAAAAAACTGGCCCATGCAGCAATTCTTTGCAATGACGCCATGCTTCGTGAACATGAAGGATGTTGGTCTGTGGATGGGGACCCTATGGAGGGCGCTTTGTTAACCTTTGCAGGTAAGACGGGACTTGTCCTTAAAGAGGAAAACGAATCCTGGAGGCGTACCGATATCATTCCTTTTGATGCCAAGCATCGCTTCATGGCAACTCTTCACCACGACCATTTCAATCATGCGATGGTCATGGTGAAGGGAGCTCCTGAGCAGATTTTGGGTATGTGTCAAGTTCAACAAACAGACTGGGGTGGAACAGAGCCATTAAATGAGTCTTACTGGAAAGAGCAGATGGAAATGATTGCAGCAAGTGGACAGCGCATCCTCGCTTTTGCTGTCAGAAAAATAAAGCCAGAACATATCGTTTTGGAGTTCGCTGATGTTGAAGGGAATCTCACGTTACTTGGGATGGTTGGACTGATTGATCCGCCCAGACCTGAAGCCATTGCAGCAGTGGCAGAATGCCATACAGCGGGCATTCAAGTAAAAATGATCACAGGCGATCATGCCAGTACAGCGGTTGCTATTGGCCGGCAAATAGGACTTAAAAATTTGGATAAGGTATTAACAGACATTGATTTGGATAACATGGATGACGCCGTACTCAGAAATGCTGTATTGCTAACCGATATTTTTGCCCGAACAAGTCCTGAACATAAACTAAGGCTGGTGATGGCATTGCAATCACATGGAATGACTGTGGCCATGACCGGCGATGGGGTCAATGATGCGCCTGCGTTAAAACGAGCAGATGCAGGAATTGCTATGGGGAGAAAAGGCAGTGAAGTCGCCAAAGAGGCGGCTGAATTTGTACTGGTGGATGATAATTTTGCTTCCATTGTAGCCGCTGTACGTGAAGGCCGTACTGTTTATGATAATCTTAAAAAAGTGATTAGCTGGACTTTACCCACCAATGCGGGTGAGTCAATGACGATTATCCTGGCTCTGCTGTTAGGTCTAAGCTTGCCGGTAACGCCGATTCAAATTTTATGGATCAACCTGATTACCGCAGTGACTCTTGGCATTGCCCTGGCCTTTGAGCCGACCGAAGAAGGGACCATGCAAAGACCACCACGCCCTCGAAACGAGCCTTTACTGACCGGCAGCTTGGTATGGCATATGCTTCTGGTTTCTATTCTCTTTATTTGTGGCGTCTTTGGACTCTATTTTTATGCGCTCGATCGCGGTTACTCGCTTGAGTTGGCACGCACAATCGCATTAAACACACTGGTTGTTCTTGAG